In one Serinus canaria isolate serCan28SL12 chromosome 2, serCan2020, whole genome shotgun sequence genomic region, the following are encoded:
- the DERL1 gene encoding derlin-1 isoform X1 — MSDLGDWFRSIPLITRYWFAGSIAVPLVGKLGLVSPVNLFLWPDAFIHRFQIWRPITATFFFPVGPGTGFLYLVNLYFLYQYSSRLETGAFDGRPADYMFMLLFNWICIVITGLVMDMQLLMIPLIMSVLYVWAQLNRDMIVSFWFGTRFKACYLPWVILGFNYIIGGSVINELIGNLVGHLYFFLMFKYPMDLGGRNFLSTPQFLYRWLPNRRGGVSGFGVPPASMRRAAEDQQGGGRHNWGQGFRLGDQ, encoded by the exons ATGTCGGACCTGGGGGATTGGTTCCGAAGCATCCCTCTGATCACACGCTACTGGTTCGCCGGCTCCATCGCGGTTCCGCTCGTGGGCAAGCTGGGCCTCGTCAGCCCCGTCAACCTTTTCCTCTGGCCTGACGCCTTTATCCACCGCTTCCAG ATCTGGCGGCCGATAACGGCAACTTTCTTCTTCCCAGTGGGACCTGGAACGGGATTTCTCTACTTAGtgaatttgtatttcttgtaCCAATATTCCTCACGACTAGAAACAG gggCTTTTGATGGAAGGCCAGCAGATTACATGTTCATGCTCCTGTTTAACTGGATCTGCATTGTT ATAACTGGCTTGGTAATGGACATGCAG TTGCTGATGATTCCACTCATCATGTCAGTACTTTATGTGTGGGCCCAGCTGAACAGAGACATGATTGTATCATTTTGGTTTGGAACAAGATTTAAG GCCTGTTACCTTCCATGGGTTATTCTGGGATTCAACTACATCATTGGTGGATC AGTCATCAATGAGCTGATAGGAAATCTGGTTGGACACCTGTATTTCTTCTTAATGTTTAAATATCCAATGGATTTGGGAGGAAGGAATTTTCTGTCCACACCTCAGTTCCT TTACCGCTGGCTGCCAAACAGGAGGGGAGGAGTGTCTGGCTTTGGTGTCCCTCCTGCCAGCATGAGAAGGGCTGCAGAAGATCAGCAGGGTGGTGGAAGACACAACTGGGGCCAAGGTTTCCGGCTAGGGGACCAGTGA
- the DERL1 gene encoding derlin-1 isoform X2 has product MFMLLFNWICIVITGLVMDMQLLMIPLIMSVLYVWAQLNRDMIVSFWFGTRFKACYLPWVILGFNYIIGGSVINELIGNLVGHLYFFLMFKYPMDLGGRNFLSTPQFLYRWLPNRRGGVSGFGVPPASMRRAAEDQQGGGRHNWGQGFRLGDQ; this is encoded by the exons ATGTTCATGCTCCTGTTTAACTGGATCTGCATTGTT ATAACTGGCTTGGTAATGGACATGCAG TTGCTGATGATTCCACTCATCATGTCAGTACTTTATGTGTGGGCCCAGCTGAACAGAGACATGATTGTATCATTTTGGTTTGGAACAAGATTTAAG GCCTGTTACCTTCCATGGGTTATTCTGGGATTCAACTACATCATTGGTGGATC AGTCATCAATGAGCTGATAGGAAATCTGGTTGGACACCTGTATTTCTTCTTAATGTTTAAATATCCAATGGATTTGGGAGGAAGGAATTTTCTGTCCACACCTCAGTTCCT TTACCGCTGGCTGCCAAACAGGAGGGGAGGAGTGTCTGGCTTTGGTGTCCCTCCTGCCAGCATGAGAAGGGCTGCAGAAGATCAGCAGGGTGGTGGAAGACACAACTGGGGCCAAGGTTTCCGGCTAGGGGACCAGTGA